The following proteins are co-located in the Neodiprion virginianus isolate iyNeoVirg1 chromosome 6, iyNeoVirg1.1, whole genome shotgun sequence genome:
- the LOC124307020 gene encoding ankyrin repeat domain-containing protein 27-like, which translates to MDPDEIVYNEFYHTLRNEYTRKYDLALSKCWNICVPAGNSLRGLPITDEFVDDHILKPHPEIPHHFTSIGEDNSCLYKFENTSLKLIEENESTKVNCQHKVGIVSIEKGYNKEFQVYVILVMEMPIHPKYISPNSRIEDEVKLNCSVVSYKDARGFLDQLSDQANTQFDKLKSTLKQIDLDDFNSSEELSSMLQDLTRRYWAIIMRKQSLCLQRDARFQKLLSTSLEVFIMHFMYDKIYYLLSRALLQEDMYLNKKLSQFFDAGITPDQLGADESLAISLPAAIVELATLDAREGPLEKSLCLRSTLDLIVAEVKAAIAEVQTKTENDEITVSSFVYTQSTDELIPLLIYVIVKSRPKRLVTDLHYIKNFLWSASPRDGLSDSLCTFEAAVGILFHLEVHDLPGRSRKVKTELPIGELFDVIARSDQDFTPLDRQIHQLATMLEKCTQN; encoded by the exons ATGGATCCTGACGAGATAGTTTACAACGAATTTTACCATACTTTAAGG AATGAATATACAAGAAAATATGACCTTGCGTTATCGAAATGCTGGAATATCTGTGTGCCTGCTGGTAACTCATTGCGGGGCTTGCCGATAACGGATGAATTTGTCG ATGATCACATTCTAAAACCACATCCTGAAATACCACACCATTTCACTTCAATTGGAGAAGATAATTCTTGTTtatacaaatttgaaaacacatCGCTGAAGCTAATAGAGGAAAATGAGTCAACGAAGGTCAATTGTCAACATAAGGTCGGGATAGTATCCATTGAGAAAGGATACAACAAGGAATTTCAAGTATACGTAATACTCGTTATGGAAATGCCGATTCACCCAAAATATATCTCGCCGAATAGTCGGATCGAAGAtgaagtgaaattgaattgtagCGTCGTCTCGTATAAGGA TGCAAGAGGCTTCCTTGATCAGTTGTCGGACCAAGCGAATACTCAGTTTGACAAACTGAAATCCACGCTAAAGCAAATTGATTTGGACGATTTTAATTCATCCGAGGAACTCAGTTCAATGCTACAAGATCTCACTCGTCGTTACTGGGCAATAATCATGCGTAAGCAGAGTCTTTGCCTGCAGCGAGATGCTCGATTTCAGAAGCTGCTTAGTACCTCCTTGGAAGTATTTATTATGCACTTTATGTACGATAAGATATATTATCTCCTCTCGCGTGCGCTGCTGCAAGAAGATATGTATCTCAATAAGAAACTAAGTCAATTCTTCGATGCTGGTATTACACCTGATCAACTGGGGGCTGACGAGTCGTTAGCTATCTCACTACCCGCTGCCATAGTTGAACTAGCAACACTGGACGCACGAGAAGGTCCGCTGGAGAAATCGCTCTGCTTGAGAAGCACGCTGGATCTGATTGTCGCCGAGGTTAAAGCAGCAATTGCCGAAGTACAAACAAAGACTGAAAATGACGAAATAACGGTTTCGTCCTTCGTTTATACTCAATCCACAGACGAGCTGATTCCACTGCTCATATACGTAATCGTAAAATCTCGTCCTAAGCGACTCGTGACTGATTTACActacataaaaaatttcctttgGTCCGCATCGCCGCGTGACGGACTTTCCGATAGTTTATGTACCTTTGAGGCAGCGGTAGGTATTTTGTTTCACTTAGAAGTACACGACTTACCAGGCAGAAGTCGCAAGGTAAAAACAGAATTACCCATCGGTGAACTCTTCGATGTTATAGCTAGATCCGATCAAGATTTCACTCCTTTAGACAGACAAATACACCAATTGGCTACTATGTTAGAAAAGTGTACACAGAATTGA
- the LOC124307019 gene encoding arylsulfatase B-like isoform X1 produces MDAVWLRLATLLAVLLHIAGSPSGMPYSSTREQRSKPMEGSKKPHIVVILADDLGWNDVSFHGSNQIPTPNIDALAYNGVILNSHYVPALCTPSRSALMTGKYPIHLGMQHSVILEPEPRGLPLKEKLMPEYLRDAGYKTHAIGKWHLGYHKVAYTPTYRGFDSHFGYWNGLQDYYSHEVAATFDSYRGFDMRRNMTVARDTVGKYSTDLFTDEAVRLIETHNPDDPMFMYLSHLAPHTGNQDNPFQAPDEEVAKFTHIVDPERRIYAAMVSKLDQSVGEVVAALRRREMLENSIILFMSDNGAPTYGIHSNRGSNYPMRGIKDSPWEGGVRGVAAIWSPLIDATNRVSNQLMYMTDWLPTLYAAAGLDVAALGNIDGVNMWPALRSNKPSPRSEVVVNIDDVANYAAIRMGDFKYIIGATSSGLEWYGESGKPEIEAISETLANYDPDLVMKSRSGVALTGVITARQVEEVKKMRENHIEGAQMTVTILTALKIHSLRSEAVLNCNVKEENKIACNPLESPCLFNIKEDPCEMVNLAKTRPLILATLEEALMRHRVTAIPASNVDSDPKANPKNWQGIWVNWNEPIPMKFSSTDSEEPKRISGPAIALIAVLLGLTTVGVIVLFTVKFKKNSCTESHPEHGTFQQIPGEGNDNGNNSAVLESTKILPNPKSIQSFKEFASLKDLARNID; encoded by the exons ATGGACGCCGTGTGGTTACGGCTAGCAACGTTGCTGGCCGTGCTTTTGCACATCGCAGGAAGTCCCAGTGGAATGCCTTACAGTTCAACAAGGGAACAGAGATCGAAGCCAATGGAAGGATCAAAAAAACCACACATAGTAGTGATCCTAGCCGACGATTTG GGATGGAACGACGTTAGTTTTCACGGTTCAAACCAGATACCAACGCCGAACATCGACGCCTTAGCTTATAACGGCGTCATACTGAATAGCCATTACGTACCCGCCTTATGCACGCCCAGCAGATCTGCGCTGATGACCGGAAAGTATCCCATTCACCTTGGAATGCAGCATTCAGTTATATTGGAACCAGAGCCTCGAGGGCTACCGCTCAAGGAAAAACTGATGCCAGAG TACCTGAGAGATGCGGGTTACAAGACTCACGCGATTGGCAAATGGCATTTGGGCTACCATAAAGTGGCCTACACGCCAACGTATCGAGGCTTTGATTCGCACTTTGGATACTGGAACGGGCTTCAAGATTATTACAGTCATGAAGTAGCTGCTACG tttgaCTCCTACCGAGGATTCGACATGCGGAGGAATATGACAGTCGCCCGGGACACCGTTGGAAAATATTCCACCGATCTTTTCACGGATGAAGCGGTTAGGCTGATCGAAACCCACAATCCTGACGACCCGATGTTCATGTACCTGTCACACCTTGCTCCGCACACCGGCAATCAAGACAACCCCTTTCAAGCACCCGACGAAGAGGTAGCAAAATTCACGCATATCGTAGACCCAGAAAGACGTATTTACGCGG CAATGGTGTCCAAACTCGATCAGAGCGTCGGCGAAGTGGTGGCAGCCCTAAGGCGACGAGAGATGCTGGAGAACAGCATAATTTTGTTTATGTCTGACAATGGTGCTCCGACGTACGGAATTCATAGCAACAGAGGAAGCAACTACCCTATGCGCGGG ATCAAGGATAGTCCATGGGAAGGTGGAGTACGCGGCGTCGCGGCGATATGGAGTCCCCTGATAGATGCAACGAACAGAGTATCCAACCAACTCATGTATATGACTGACTGGTTACCAACACTCTACGCGGCTGCAG gaTTGGACGTCGCAGCTCTCGGCAATATAGACGGTGTTAATATGTGGCCAGCCTTGCGAAGTAACAAGCCAAGCCCGCGTTCAGAGGTAGTGGTGAATATCGATGATGTGGCAAATTACGCGGCCATACGAATGGGAGACTTTAAATACATTATTGGAGCCACTAGCTCTGGTTTAGAATGGTACGGAGAGTCGGGAAAACCGGAGATCGAAGCCATTTCTGAGACTTTGGCAAACTACGATCCAGATTTGGTCATGAAAAGCAGATCTGGGGTTGCTCTCACTGGTGTAATAACAGCTAGGCAAGTggaagaagtgaaaaaaatgaggGAAAATCACATAGAAGGAGCGCAGATGACTGTTACTATACTGACTGCTCTAAAAATTCATTCCCTGAGGAGCGAAGCCGTGCTAAACTGCAACgtcaaagaagaaaacaag ATTGCCTGTAATCCGTTGGAGTCGCCGTGTCTGTTCAACATCAAGGAAGACCCTTGCGAGATGGTAAATCTAGCGAAGACAAGGCCTCTAATTCTCGCGACGCTGGAAGAAGCTCTGATGCGACATCGAGTGACCGCTATTCCAGCGAGCAACGTTGACTCAGATCCAAAAGCTAACCCGAAGAACTGGCAGGGTATCTGGGTGAACTGGAACGAGCCTATCCCGATGAAATTCAGCAGCACTGATTCGGAAGAGCCAAAGAGAATATCGGGGCCTGCGATCGCCTTAATTGCGGTTTTACTGGGTTTAACAACGGTCGGGGTAATAGTGCTGTTCACAGTGAAGTTTAAGAAGAATTCATGCACCGAATCTCACCCCGAGCATGGCACCTTCCAGCAGATACCCGGAGAAGGGAATGACAATGGTAACAACTCCGCTGTTTTAGAATCCACCAAGATCCTACCAAATCCGAAAAGTATACAGAGTTTCAAAGAGTTCGCTTCTCTCAAAGATCTAGCACGGAATATCGACTGA
- the LOC124307019 gene encoding arylsulfatase B-like isoform X2: MDAVWLRLATLLAVLLHIAGSPSGMPYSSTREQRSKPMEGSKKPHIVVILADDLGWNDVSFHGSNQIPTPNIDALAYNGVILNSHYVPALCTPSRSALMTGKYPIHLGMQHSVILEPEPRGLPLKEKLMPEYLRDAGYKTHAIGKWHLGYHKVAYTPTYRGFDSHFGYWNGLQDYYSHEVAATFDSYRGFDMRRNMTVARDTVGKYSTDLFTDEAVRLIETHNPDDPMFMYLSHLAPHTGNQDNPFQAPDEEVAKFTHIVDPERRIYAAMVSKLDQSVGEVVAALRRREMLENSIILFMSDNGAPTYGIHSNRGSNYPMRGIKDSPWEGGVRGVAAIWSPLIDATNRVSNQLMYMTDWLPTLYAAAGLDVAALGNIDGVNMWPALRSNKPSPRSEVVVNIDDVANYAAIRMGDFKYIIGATSSGLEWYGESGKPEIEAISETLANYDPDLVMKSRSGVALTGVITARQVEEVKKMRENHIEGAQMTVTILTALKIHSLRSEAVLNCNVKEENKIACNPLESPCLFNIKEDPCEMVNLAKTRPLILATLEEALMRHRVTAIPASNVDSDPKANPKNWQGIWVNWNEPIPMKFSSTDSEEPKRISGPAIALIAVLLGLTTVGVIVLFTVKFKKNSCTESHPEHGTFQQIPGEGNDNDLARNID; this comes from the exons ATGGACGCCGTGTGGTTACGGCTAGCAACGTTGCTGGCCGTGCTTTTGCACATCGCAGGAAGTCCCAGTGGAATGCCTTACAGTTCAACAAGGGAACAGAGATCGAAGCCAATGGAAGGATCAAAAAAACCACACATAGTAGTGATCCTAGCCGACGATTTG GGATGGAACGACGTTAGTTTTCACGGTTCAAACCAGATACCAACGCCGAACATCGACGCCTTAGCTTATAACGGCGTCATACTGAATAGCCATTACGTACCCGCCTTATGCACGCCCAGCAGATCTGCGCTGATGACCGGAAAGTATCCCATTCACCTTGGAATGCAGCATTCAGTTATATTGGAACCAGAGCCTCGAGGGCTACCGCTCAAGGAAAAACTGATGCCAGAG TACCTGAGAGATGCGGGTTACAAGACTCACGCGATTGGCAAATGGCATTTGGGCTACCATAAAGTGGCCTACACGCCAACGTATCGAGGCTTTGATTCGCACTTTGGATACTGGAACGGGCTTCAAGATTATTACAGTCATGAAGTAGCTGCTACG tttgaCTCCTACCGAGGATTCGACATGCGGAGGAATATGACAGTCGCCCGGGACACCGTTGGAAAATATTCCACCGATCTTTTCACGGATGAAGCGGTTAGGCTGATCGAAACCCACAATCCTGACGACCCGATGTTCATGTACCTGTCACACCTTGCTCCGCACACCGGCAATCAAGACAACCCCTTTCAAGCACCCGACGAAGAGGTAGCAAAATTCACGCATATCGTAGACCCAGAAAGACGTATTTACGCGG CAATGGTGTCCAAACTCGATCAGAGCGTCGGCGAAGTGGTGGCAGCCCTAAGGCGACGAGAGATGCTGGAGAACAGCATAATTTTGTTTATGTCTGACAATGGTGCTCCGACGTACGGAATTCATAGCAACAGAGGAAGCAACTACCCTATGCGCGGG ATCAAGGATAGTCCATGGGAAGGTGGAGTACGCGGCGTCGCGGCGATATGGAGTCCCCTGATAGATGCAACGAACAGAGTATCCAACCAACTCATGTATATGACTGACTGGTTACCAACACTCTACGCGGCTGCAG gaTTGGACGTCGCAGCTCTCGGCAATATAGACGGTGTTAATATGTGGCCAGCCTTGCGAAGTAACAAGCCAAGCCCGCGTTCAGAGGTAGTGGTGAATATCGATGATGTGGCAAATTACGCGGCCATACGAATGGGAGACTTTAAATACATTATTGGAGCCACTAGCTCTGGTTTAGAATGGTACGGAGAGTCGGGAAAACCGGAGATCGAAGCCATTTCTGAGACTTTGGCAAACTACGATCCAGATTTGGTCATGAAAAGCAGATCTGGGGTTGCTCTCACTGGTGTAATAACAGCTAGGCAAGTggaagaagtgaaaaaaatgaggGAAAATCACATAGAAGGAGCGCAGATGACTGTTACTATACTGACTGCTCTAAAAATTCATTCCCTGAGGAGCGAAGCCGTGCTAAACTGCAACgtcaaagaagaaaacaag ATTGCCTGTAATCCGTTGGAGTCGCCGTGTCTGTTCAACATCAAGGAAGACCCTTGCGAGATGGTAAATCTAGCGAAGACAAGGCCTCTAATTCTCGCGACGCTGGAAGAAGCTCTGATGCGACATCGAGTGACCGCTATTCCAGCGAGCAACGTTGACTCAGATCCAAAAGCTAACCCGAAGAACTGGCAGGGTATCTGGGTGAACTGGAACGAGCCTATCCCGATGAAATTCAGCAGCACTGATTCGGAAGAGCCAAAGAGAATATCGGGGCCTGCGATCGCCTTAATTGCGGTTTTACTGGGTTTAACAACGGTCGGGGTAATAGTGCTGTTCACAGTGAAGTTTAAGAAGAATTCATGCACCGAATCTCACCCCGAGCATGGCACCTTCCAGCAGATACCCGGAGAAGGGAATGACAATG ATCTAGCACGGAATATCGACTGA